The DNA window GGGCGGAGGGGCCGTGCACGCCTTTCGGCTGGGCGCGCGAGCAGGGATCGGGGAAGGGGCCTTCACCGTCGACGCGGAGCTTGTAGAGGGCGCCAGGAGCTAGGTCTGGGATGCGGGCTTCGAAGTAGCCCTGTCCGCCGGTGGAGTCGACCGGGGTCATGGCGACCTCGCGGGTGATGGTCTCGGCGTCATCGGCGAAGAGGACGACGTCGATACGGGAGTGCTCGGGCGCCCAGATGCAGAAGTGGGCGCCGTCGGCCTCCAGCCAGGCTCCTGTGCGCAGGGCGGTGGTCATCGGTCTCCTCGGGGCAAGCCCCGTGCAAGCAGCGCGACGGGGAGGTGACGAAAGACGTAGTCGAGCGGCAAGGAGGCGCCGGGGTGCGCGTCCTTCCTGGTGTCGTTCGAGGTGGGGGTCGGGTCGTCCACGGCGCGGACTTCGGTGCCGGTGAACAGGTCGGTGTAGATGGTCCCCGAGGAGGCTGGGATGGCGGTGCCGCGCCAGACGTCTCCGAGGGGAGGTTCACAGCGGCCGTCCATGAGCTTGGCGGTGAGACGAGCGGCGACGACGATGATCTCGGCGTCGCCTGCGCGGCGGGCGAAGGCCACCGCGTGGTCGTGATGGTCACCAGTGGCCATGAGGGGGTGGTACTCGCCCTCGGCGCCGAAGAGCTGCGGTGCTCGGCGGCGGGCGTCGAGAGCACGGTGCGTGACGAGGAGCTTGATCGTGCCGTCGGCGGCGCGCTCGAACAGATCCAGGGCGAGTGCTGCGCCTTCTGCAGCGCGTGACCGGATCTCGGCGAGCGCGGTGGCGCGGACCTGGAAGTCCACGGGGCGACGGTTGTCGGGATCGACGAGGCTGTCGTCCCAGAGTTCGGTGCCCTGGTAGAGGTCGGGGACGCCTGGGGAGGTGAGCTTGAGGAGGGCCTGGGACAGGGCGCCCCACATGCCGTGGTAAGCGGTGACGCGGGCGATGGGCAGGAGCGCTTCGAGGGCAGGTGTGGGGGTGAGGAGCTGGCGGATGAACGCTTCGACGGCAGCGTCGTAGTCGGCGTTGGGCTGGATCCAGGAGGTGTTCACCTTGGCCTCCTTGGTGGCCTTGCGCATGTAGGCGACGATGCGCTCGACGTAGGTCGCGAGAGCTTCTCCCGTAGGCAGGCAGGAGCCTGCCGGGTCGAGCAGCTCGCGGAGCGGGAGGCTGCCGATCAGGGTCTGGTAGAGGAGGTACTCGTCGTTGGGGTCGGGGGCAGGACGGCCGTCGATGTCGGCGCGCGGGCCCGGAAGTGCGGCGGCGATGCGGCCGAGGGTGTCAGACCAGGCGCCAGGGAGCTCGCTGAGGACGCTGATGCGGGCGCGGACGTCCTCGCTCCGCTTGGTGTCGTGGGTGGAGGTGCCGAGCAGGCCGTTCGGCCAGGCGTGGTGGCGGGTAGCGTTCTCGCGGTGGAAAGCGGAGATGCTCAGGCCGTAGCGCTCGGGTTCGCCGCCGACCTCGTTGAGGGAGACGAGGCGGTTGTAGATGTAGAAGGCGGTGTCCTCGAGGCCCTTGGCCATGACCGGGCCGCTGAGCTGCTGGAACTTCATGACGAACTCGCGCCAGAGCGGGAGGTCTTCGCTGGGGGTGCCTTCAGGGAGGCTCAGCGTGAGAACGGCGCGGATGAAGGAGAAGACGGAGCCTTCCATCGTCGGGTTTCTCCGACGGGCGACGCCGATGGCGCGGTGGATGGCCACGCGGTCGTGGTCGGAGAGGGTGACGGTGCGCTCGTTGATGTACGTGCGGTAGATGGGGAAGCTGGCGATGACCTCGCGCAGGGCGTCGGTGAGGGAGCCCAGTGTGAAATCGCGGAAATGTCGGTCGCGCTCGGTGATGCGGTTCAGCGCGTGCGCGAGAACGTTCAGCTCGCTGGCGAGGGAGGAGTTGAGGATGAGCTGCTTCTTCTCGTAGACGAGGTCGTCGAAGTCGTGCTGCTCGTCGATGAACTTCTCGTAGGTGGTGGTCATCGCCGCTTCACTAGACGCGTCGACGAAGAGGGCGCCGACGGCGCGCCCGAACTCGTAGCCGCTTGTGCCATGCACGGCCCAGTCGTCGGGCAGGGTCTCGCCGCGGGAGAGGATCTTCTCGACCACGAGGTAGAGGGAGCGGCTCAAGCGGGCGCGAGGCTCCGCCGCGACGCGGCCGCCATAGCTGCCGGCGATGCGCTCCATGAGGGAGGCTGCTGAGCGCTCCGGGCTGGCGGCGCCCTGGCAGCGTGAGAGGAAGTAGCTGCGCTGGAGAGCGCTGAAGTAGCCGCTCGGGTCCCAGAGGCCGTCGGGGTGATCGATTCGAAGGCCGGAGAGCTGGCCCGAGACGAACAACTCCTGGATGAGGCGGTGCGCCGCAGAGAACACGGCGGGGTTCTCCATGCGGATGGCGGCGAGGTCGTTGATGTCGAAGAAGCGGCGGTAGTTGATCTCCTCGGCCGCCGTCCGCCAGTAGCTCAGGCGGTAAGCTTGCTCCTCCAGCATCCGGTCGAGGGCATCGAACGAGCGCGCGTCGGAAGGGGTGCCGTTCAGCCGGGTGATGGCCTCATCGAGGGCACGCGCCACGACGGGGGCGTCCGCGACGAGGGCTGCGAGCCGTCGCTTCAAGATCTCCTTCTCGCGGCGGCGCTCGATCACCCGGGAGCGTTGGGTCTCGGTGCGAAGGGGGAGGTTGCGAAGGCCGGTGAGGATGCTCTGGAGTTCCAGGACCGCGTCGTGCTCCTCACCGAGAGCGCTGGAGAGCTCGGGGACCAGCGGCTCCAGGATCATGGTGTATGTGCGGGGGTTGATCGGGAAGGAGTGCTCGAAGTAGCGGAGGGAGAAGGCGCCGCCGTCGAGCACGATGCGCAGCTCACCCCGCTCGAGGAGGTGGCCGTAGTGGTCGCCGAGGACGGGTAGGAGCACCTTGTTCCGCAGTTCGGCCTTCACGGGGTACCAGTCGATGTCGAAGTAGGGCGCGTAGAGAGAGCTTGGGCCGTTCTCCAGCACGTCGGCCCACCAGGCGTTCTCCGTGGCCCCGACGCCCATGTGATTGGGCACGAAGTCGAGCACGAGGCCCATGCCCTTCTCCCGGAGGGCGGCCGAGAGGGCATCGAACTCTTCGCGGGTGCCGATCT is part of the Chondromyces crocatus genome and encodes:
- the treY gene encoding malto-oligosyltrehalose synthase — protein: MFDFAEATEAEDLLEKVAAELRADVPRATYRVQLNAGFTFADARLWTTYLADLGVSHLYSSPFFKAKPGSSHGYDLTDHNALNPEIGTREEFDALSAALREKGMGLVLDFVPNHMGVGATENAWWADVLENGPSSLYAPYFDIDWYPVKAELRNKVLLPVLGDHYGHLLERGELRIVLDGGAFSLRYFEHSFPINPRTYTMILEPLVPELSSALGEEHDAVLELQSILTGLRNLPLRTETQRSRVIERRREKEILKRRLAALVADAPVVARALDEAITRLNGTPSDARSFDALDRMLEEQAYRLSYWRTAAEEINYRRFFDINDLAAIRMENPAVFSAAHRLIQELFVSGQLSGLRIDHPDGLWDPSGYFSALQRSYFLSRCQGAASPERSAASLMERIAGSYGGRVAAEPRARLSRSLYLVVEKILSRGETLPDDWAVHGTSGYEFGRAVGALFVDASSEAAMTTTYEKFIDEQHDFDDLVYEKKQLILNSSLASELNVLAHALNRITERDRHFRDFTLGSLTDALREVIASFPIYRTYINERTVTLSDHDRVAIHRAIGVARRRNPTMEGSVFSFIRAVLTLSLPEGTPSEDLPLWREFVMKFQQLSGPVMAKGLEDTAFYIYNRLVSLNEVGGEPERYGLSISAFHRENATRHHAWPNGLLGTSTHDTKRSEDVRARISVLSELPGAWSDTLGRIAAALPGPRADIDGRPAPDPNDEYLLYQTLIGSLPLRELLDPAGSCLPTGEALATYVERIVAYMRKATKEAKVNTSWIQPNADYDAAVEAFIRQLLTPTPALEALLPIARVTAYHGMWGALSQALLKLTSPGVPDLYQGTELWDDSLVDPDNRRPVDFQVRATALAEIRSRAAEGAALALDLFERAADGTIKLLVTHRALDARRRAPQLFGAEGEYHPLMATGDHHDHAVAFARRAGDAEIIVVAARLTAKLMDGRCEPPLGDVWRGTAIPASSGTIYTDLFTGTEVRAVDDPTPTSNDTRKDAHPGASLPLDYVFRHLPVALLARGLPRGDR